In Vibrio tritonius, the following are encoded in one genomic region:
- the smrB gene encoding endonuclease SmrB, whose translation MSNKDTDFKNYDKFEGDDDFALFQDAVKGVKKFRQDTIVQPPKRNTKQKEIRRNEREASDNDFYFSDEFMPHLSDEGPTRYARANVSKYEVKKLRRGVYVPDVFLDMHGMTQQEAKRELGAMIAYCLKESVCCACVQHGIGKHILKEKVPLWLAQHPDVLAFHQAPLEFGGMGALLVLLSIPDR comes from the coding sequence ATGAGCAATAAAGACACCGACTTCAAAAATTACGATAAATTCGAGGGCGATGACGATTTCGCTTTATTTCAGGACGCAGTAAAGGGCGTAAAAAAGTTCCGTCAGGATACCATAGTCCAGCCACCAAAAAGAAACACTAAACAGAAAGAAATTCGTCGAAATGAACGCGAAGCGAGCGATAACGACTTTTATTTCTCCGATGAGTTCATGCCACACCTAAGTGATGAGGGGCCAACTCGTTATGCACGGGCGAATGTATCGAAATACGAAGTAAAGAAACTTCGTCGGGGCGTTTACGTGCCAGATGTATTTTTAGATATGCATGGTATGACACAGCAGGAAGCCAAACGCGAGCTTGGTGCCATGATTGCTTACTGTTTGAAGGAGAGTGTCTGCTGTGCCTGTGTACAACACGGTATCGGCAAGCACATTTTGAAAGAGAAAGTGCCACTTTGGTTAGCACAACACCCCGACGTACTGGCGTTTCACCAAGCACCACTTGAGTTTGGAGGCATGGGAGCACTGCTGGTGCTGCTCTCCATTCCAGATCGCTAA
- the aroC gene encoding chorismate synthase: MAGNSIGQHFRVTTFGESHGIALGCIVDGCPPGLEISEADLQVDLDRRRPGTSRYTTQRREPDEVKILSGVFEGKTTGTSIGLLIENTDQRSKDYSDIKDKFRPGHADYTYHQKYGNRDYRGGGRSSARETAMRVAAGAIAKKYLKDRFGIEIRAYLSQMGDVTIDKVDWNEIENNPFFCPDVDKVDAFDELIRELKKEGDSIGAKIQVVATSVPVGLGEPVFDRLDADIAHALMSINAVKGVEIGDGFDVVNQRGSQHRDPLTPTGFKSNHAGGILGGISSGQEIVANIALKPTSSITIPGDTITKEGEATQLITKGRHDPCVGIRAVPIAEAMLAIVLMDHLLRHRGQNADVVTETPQI; encoded by the coding sequence ATGGCAGGAAATAGTATCGGACAACACTTCCGAGTGACAACATTCGGGGAAAGTCACGGTATCGCACTAGGATGTATTGTCGACGGTTGTCCCCCTGGACTCGAGATCTCAGAAGCGGATCTTCAGGTGGATTTAGACCGACGTCGCCCTGGCACGTCCCGTTATACCACTCAACGCCGTGAACCTGATGAAGTGAAAATTTTATCTGGGGTGTTTGAGGGGAAAACCACAGGGACTTCGATTGGTTTATTAATTGAAAACACCGATCAGCGCTCGAAAGATTATTCTGACATTAAAGACAAATTCCGTCCTGGTCACGCCGATTACACTTATCATCAAAAATACGGCAATCGTGATTATCGTGGTGGCGGTCGTTCATCGGCTCGCGAAACCGCTATGCGTGTAGCAGCAGGGGCGATTGCGAAAAAATACCTTAAAGATCGTTTCGGTATTGAAATTCGCGCCTATTTATCACAAATGGGCGATGTGACCATCGATAAAGTCGATTGGAACGAGATTGAGAACAACCCGTTCTTCTGCCCAGATGTGGATAAAGTGGACGCGTTTGATGAGCTGATTCGTGAACTCAAGAAAGAGGGTGATTCGATTGGCGCGAAGATCCAAGTCGTAGCAACCAGCGTTCCTGTTGGTCTCGGTGAGCCTGTGTTTGATCGCTTAGATGCGGACATTGCACATGCTCTTATGAGTATTAACGCAGTCAAAGGCGTTGAGATTGGCGATGGATTCGATGTGGTAAATCAGCGTGGTAGTCAACATCGTGATCCGCTAACACCAACCGGTTTTAAAAGTAATCATGCCGGTGGTATTTTAGGTGGTATCTCAAGTGGTCAAGAGATCGTGGCGAATATTGCGTTAAAGCCAACGTCGAGCATCACGATTCCAGGTGACACCATCACTAAAGAGGGTGAAGCTACTCAACTGATTACCAAAGGTCGTCATGACCCATGTGTGGGCATTCGTGCAGTGCCTATCGCAGAAGCGATGTTGGCCATTGTTTTAATGGATCATCTATTACGACATCGTGGGCAAAATGCCGATGTGGTAACGGAAACACCGCAAATCTAA
- a CDS encoding TAXI family TRAP transporter solute-binding subunit, which produces MYRMIKRGLLALTLAVSLPALAENYTIGTGSQSGTYYPLGGILAKIWSENLPDFNMRAEVTAASVENTIKVATGKQLVGVSQGNVVLQAAQGEKPFPRKMDVTVLFALYPNVVQFIVPADSDIHSIMDLKGKKVSLGAPGSGTRVSATNILQTLGISTDDIRAQSLNYTATTNAIANGQIDAGVIVGSLGVGAITELALTRDIRILSFTADELKKITAANPSYIEQDVPKDSYNNVPAFQAPAVWNVLVVNNKLDPKLAYQMTKVAFEHMDDIRKVINVTQFTTVENMNKLNGIALHPGAEKYRQEQMSQ; this is translated from the coding sequence ATGTACCGAATGATCAAACGAGGATTGTTAGCACTAACATTGGCGGTTTCTTTACCGGCATTAGCGGAAAACTACACCATAGGAACCGGAAGCCAAAGTGGTACCTATTATCCTCTTGGTGGCATCTTGGCGAAAATTTGGAGTGAAAATCTACCTGACTTTAATATGCGTGCAGAAGTGACCGCAGCTTCGGTAGAAAACACCATTAAAGTAGCAACGGGTAAACAGCTGGTTGGTGTTTCTCAAGGTAATGTCGTACTGCAAGCCGCGCAAGGGGAAAAGCCTTTTCCTCGAAAAATGGATGTAACCGTATTGTTTGCTCTCTATCCAAATGTTGTGCAGTTTATTGTGCCAGCCGATTCCGATATCCATTCCATTATGGATTTAAAAGGGAAGAAAGTTTCTTTGGGGGCTCCTGGTTCTGGTACTCGTGTGAGTGCAACGAATATTCTGCAAACCCTCGGTATCTCAACCGACGACATCAGAGCTCAGTCTCTTAATTACACCGCGACCACCAATGCGATTGCTAATGGGCAAATCGATGCGGGCGTGATTGTGGGCAGTTTAGGTGTTGGGGCAATTACCGAATTAGCCTTAACTCGTGATATTCGCATATTGTCATTTACGGCTGATGAATTAAAAAAAATCACAGCAGCCAACCCTTCTTATATCGAGCAAGATGTACCCAAAGACAGCTACAATAACGTACCCGCCTTTCAAGCACCTGCTGTATGGAATGTTTTAGTCGTTAACAATAAACTCGATCCGAAGTTAGCGTACCAAATGACAAAAGTGGCGTTTGAGCACATGGATGACATTCGTAAAGTGATTAATGTTACTCAGTTTACTACTGTAGAAAACATGAACAAACTGAATGGGATAGCGCTTCATCCAGGGGCCGAAAAATATCGTCAGGAACAGATGAGTCAATAA
- a CDS encoding TRAP transporter permease has protein sequence MSQNSNLNRKLADFLTLIAAFVAIVFSIFQLWQSLTAHLSAPVFLPLHLSWVLMLVFLAYPLCRNEDHTPKYLLGRAIDLLLMVVTCWATWRIAQFDYDDISFLLDGLTMEDQIAGIVVIVALMEATRRTVGIIMVLIAVIFLAYALFGNALPANIASKGFSVEEIIRFHIFSTNGVYGAPLAISAGVVFIFVLFGAFLQVTGAGQFFIDMAFAVAGKYRGGPAKASVIASAALGSISGSAIANTVTTGALTIPMMKKLGYKAEQAAGIEAAASTGGQIMPPVMGAGAFVMAQFTGIPYSDILLVSIAPAILYFMCTLLYVHLMACKLGLEGMTVTEKMRVVLVNGWHFLVPLVLITLLLLLSYSPVLVGVAGCVAILAAAMLRKATRIHWRDFFEGMKQGALLILPISAACATAGIVVGVVGQTGIGLQFTQFLIAMSGGYLWSVLALIALAAVILGMGLPVTAAYIVLSIMAVPALMKLGVSLLAAHMIVFWLSQTSNVTPPIALAAFAGAGIANASPMRSAVQAFKLAQGFFLIPAMMAFSGLIFLDESIWHFIVSIIATITLFVAFAGGIEGRLVQELTWLERAILLVMALVVLFSSDIVRLVAMCVVIAIAVINARHHIAKVVQS, from the coding sequence ATGAGTCAGAATAGCAATTTGAATCGGAAGTTAGCCGATTTTCTTACCTTGATAGCCGCGTTTGTGGCTATCGTTTTTTCTATTTTTCAGTTATGGCAGAGCTTGACAGCTCACCTTTCAGCACCCGTATTTTTGCCGCTTCATTTGAGCTGGGTATTGATGCTGGTCTTTTTGGCTTACCCTTTGTGTCGCAATGAAGATCATACCCCAAAGTACCTATTAGGGCGGGCTATTGATTTACTTTTAATGGTGGTTACTTGTTGGGCCACATGGCGCATAGCTCAGTTTGATTATGACGACATCAGCTTTTTGCTTGATGGCTTAACCATGGAAGACCAGATTGCAGGTATTGTGGTGATCGTCGCGTTAATGGAAGCAACCAGACGAACCGTTGGCATAATTATGGTGCTGATTGCGGTGATCTTTTTAGCTTACGCACTATTTGGCAACGCGTTGCCAGCTAATATTGCCAGCAAGGGATTTTCTGTCGAAGAGATTATCCGTTTCCATATTTTCTCCACTAACGGGGTGTATGGTGCGCCACTGGCCATCTCTGCGGGGGTGGTGTTTATCTTTGTCTTGTTTGGCGCGTTTTTACAGGTGACAGGCGCTGGACAATTTTTCATTGATATGGCATTTGCCGTGGCGGGCAAGTATCGCGGAGGACCCGCGAAAGCGAGTGTGATTGCCTCAGCAGCGTTGGGCTCGATTTCAGGAAGTGCGATAGCAAACACGGTTACCACTGGTGCGTTGACGATTCCCATGATGAAAAAGCTCGGCTACAAAGCAGAGCAAGCGGCTGGGATTGAAGCTGCGGCATCGACTGGTGGGCAAATTATGCCTCCTGTGATGGGAGCGGGCGCATTTGTGATGGCGCAATTTACCGGTATTCCTTACAGCGATATTTTGCTGGTTTCTATCGCCCCTGCGATTTTGTATTTCATGTGTACCTTGCTCTATGTCCATCTTATGGCGTGTAAACTGGGCCTTGAAGGCATGACAGTGACGGAAAAAATGCGTGTGGTGCTGGTCAACGGTTGGCACTTTTTAGTGCCTTTGGTACTTATTACGTTACTGTTATTACTCAGTTACTCGCCGGTATTGGTCGGGGTTGCAGGCTGTGTAGCGATTTTGGCTGCAGCAATGCTGCGTAAAGCAACGCGCATTCATTGGCGTGATTTCTTTGAAGGAATGAAGCAGGGCGCGTTGTTGATTTTACCCATTTCGGCTGCGTGTGCGACGGCAGGGATAGTGGTTGGTGTGGTAGGCCAAACTGGAATTGGATTGCAATTTACCCAATTTTTGATCGCGATGTCTGGCGGTTATCTGTGGTCTGTACTGGCGCTGATCGCTTTAGCTGCGGTTATCTTAGGCATGGGATTACCGGTGACAGCTGCTTATATTGTATTGTCGATTATGGCTGTGCCAGCCTTGATGAAGTTGGGCGTGAGTCTACTTGCCGCACATATGATTGTGTTTTGGTTATCTCAAACTTCGAACGTGACTCCTCCAATTGCTCTCGCGGCATTTGCTGGCGCGGGAATTGCCAATGCCAGTCCAATGCGCTCGGCCGTGCAAGCGTTCAAATTGGCACAAGGATTCTTTTTAATTCCGGCGATGATGGCCTTTTCTGGTCTGATTTTCCTAGATGAATCGATCTGGCACTTTATCGTTTCTATTATCGCTACCATCACTCTGTTTGTTGCGTTTGCTGGTGGTATTGAAGGACGTTTGGTGCAGGAGCTGACATGGCTAGAGCGTGCGATTCTGCTGGTAATGGCTCTTGTCGTGCTTTTTTCTAGCGATATTGTGCGTTTAGTTGCGATGTGTGTCGTGATCGCTATTGCGGTGATCAATGCTCGTCATCACATTGCGAAGGTTGTTCAGTCATAG
- the prmB gene encoding 50S ribosomal protein L3 N(5)-glutamine methyltransferase has product MDKIFVDEAVSELHTLQDMIRWTVSRFNAANLFYGHGTDNAWDEAVQLILPTLYLPIDVPPHVLNSRLTSSERLRVVERVIKRINERTPVAYLTNKAWFCGLEFYVDERVLVPRSPIGEMIQNQFEPWLVEEPTRIMDLCTGSGCIAIACAHAFPDTEVDAVDISTDALQVAEQNIQDHGLEQQVTPLRSDLFRDLPKVQYDLIVSNPPYVDQEDMDSLPDEFRHEPELGLAAGSDGLKLVRRIFANAPDYLTENGILICEVGNSMIHLMEQYPEMPFTWIEFENGGHGVFMLTRQQLVDCAEEFKLYRD; this is encoded by the coding sequence TTGGATAAGATTTTCGTCGATGAAGCGGTTTCTGAACTGCATACGCTTCAAGATATGATTCGTTGGACTGTGAGCCGTTTTAACGCAGCTAACCTATTTTACGGCCATGGCACTGATAATGCTTGGGATGAAGCGGTACAACTGATTCTACCAACCCTTTATTTACCCATCGATGTGCCTCCTCATGTGTTGAACTCACGTTTGACCAGCAGTGAACGTTTACGTGTTGTCGAGCGAGTGATTAAGCGTATTAATGAACGTACGCCAGTTGCTTATTTGACGAACAAAGCATGGTTCTGCGGTCTTGAGTTTTATGTGGATGAACGTGTATTGGTGCCTCGTTCACCAATTGGTGAAATGATCCAGAACCAATTTGAACCTTGGTTAGTGGAAGAGCCAACACGTATTATGGACTTGTGTACCGGGAGTGGTTGTATTGCAATTGCGTGTGCCCATGCGTTCCCTGATACCGAAGTCGATGCGGTTGATATTTCGACTGATGCACTTCAAGTGGCTGAGCAAAACATTCAGGATCATGGTTTGGAGCAGCAGGTAACACCTCTGCGTTCGGACTTGTTCCGTGACCTACCGAAAGTTCAGTACGACCTTATCGTGTCTAACCCACCTTACGTGGATCAAGAAGATATGGACAGTTTACCAGATGAGTTTCGTCATGAGCCTGAACTAGGCCTTGCAGCGGGCTCTGATGGGCTAAAATTGGTACGTCGCATTTTTGCTAATGCACCAGACTATTTGACTGAAAATGGTATTTTGATCTGTGAAGTGGGTAACTCTATGATCCACTTAATGGAACAATACCCAGAAATGCCATTCACTTGGATTGAGTTTGAAAACGGTGGTCATGGCGTGTTTATGCTGACTCGCCAACAATTAGTCGATTGTGCAGAAGAGTTTAAACTGTACCGCGACTAA
- the fliR gene encoding flagellar biosynthetic protein FliR, whose translation MEYPATAVLDFIANYFWPYTRISAMLMVMTVTGARFVSSRIRLYLGLAITFAVMPAIPAVPSNIDLFSLQGAIVTFQQIVIGVAMGMVTQFLIQTFVLLGQILGMQSSLGFASMVDPANGQSTPLLGQLFMFLATMFFLASDGHLKMIHLVVMSFKTLPIGESSLTAVDFRELALWFSTIFKVALSMSLAGIVALLTVNLSFGVMTRAAPQLNIFSLGFSFALLIGLLLCWYLIGDLYNQYDLYWTEGEGQLCRLIRANC comes from the coding sequence ATGGAATATCCAGCCACCGCAGTTCTCGATTTCATTGCCAACTATTTTTGGCCTTACACCCGGATCTCTGCCATGTTGATGGTCATGACGGTTACCGGGGCGCGTTTCGTTTCGTCGCGTATACGTCTGTATCTTGGCTTAGCGATTACTTTTGCGGTGATGCCAGCCATTCCTGCAGTACCGAGCAACATTGATTTATTTTCCCTACAAGGTGCGATTGTCACGTTCCAGCAGATTGTGATTGGTGTGGCGATGGGGATGGTCACGCAATTTCTTATCCAAACCTTTGTCTTGTTGGGACAAATATTAGGTATGCAATCAAGCTTAGGTTTTGCCTCTATGGTTGACCCTGCGAACGGGCAAAGTACGCCATTGCTTGGTCAGCTATTTATGTTTTTGGCGACCATGTTTTTCCTCGCTAGTGATGGGCATTTAAAAATGATTCATTTAGTGGTGATGAGTTTTAAAACGCTCCCCATTGGTGAGTCATCATTAACCGCAGTGGATTTTAGAGAGTTAGCTTTGTGGTTCAGTACTATCTTTAAAGTAGCACTGAGCATGTCGTTAGCGGGTATTGTGGCTCTGCTCACGGTGAACTTATCATTCGGGGTAATGACCCGTGCTGCGCCACAGTTGAACATCTTCTCTTTAGGCTTTTCATTCGCTCTGTTGATCGGTTTGCTGTTGTGCTGGTATCTGATTGGTGATTTGTACAATCAGTATGACTTATATTGGACTGAAGGTGAGGGTCAGCTTTGTCGCTTGATCCGCGCCAACTGTTAG
- a CDS encoding elongation factor P hydroxylase — MTHQNTDIIRIFNETFFDQYQTRLELGGDEPIYLPADEQHDYHRIIFARGYYASALHEIAHWLVAGPERRLLEDFGYWYEPDGRTAEVQAEFENVEVRPQAYEWIIAVSAGFPFNVSCDNLNGDFEPDRLAFMQRVHREVMSILDTGLPPRVAQLSAALRAFYQTPPVSAELFTVK; from the coding sequence ATGACTCATCAGAATACGGATATTATCCGGATCTTTAATGAAACGTTCTTCGATCAATATCAAACGCGGTTGGAGCTGGGTGGCGATGAACCTATCTATCTTCCGGCCGATGAACAACACGATTATCACCGCATTATTTTTGCGCGTGGTTATTATGCGTCAGCATTGCATGAAATTGCCCATTGGCTGGTGGCGGGGCCAGAGCGGCGTTTGTTAGAAGATTTTGGCTATTGGTATGAACCGGATGGCCGAACTGCTGAAGTTCAAGCTGAGTTCGAAAATGTCGAAGTTCGTCCGCAAGCCTATGAATGGATTATCGCCGTGTCTGCCGGTTTCCCTTTTAACGTGAGCTGCGATAACCTCAATGGTGATTTTGAACCTGATCGACTCGCGTTTATGCAGCGAGTACATCGTGAAGTGATGTCGATTTTAGACACCGGATTACCCCCGAGAGTTGCTCAACTCTCCGCGGCTTTACGTGCTTTTTACCAGACACCGCCCGTGTCTGCTGAGCTATTTACAGTGAAATAA
- the flhB gene encoding flagellar biosynthesis protein FlhB produces MAEADGQERTEEATPRRREQAKEKGQVARSKELASVSVLVMGALSLMWFGGALAKGLLVSMRRLFSLSREEIFDIGKLIDIALGSFSQLLMPLILILTTLFVAAFIGAAGVGGISFSAQAAMPKFSKMNPLSGFKRMFGMQSWVELGKSILKVLLVAGVAFYLIDAAKYDLFQLASDVYPENIFHALRILLNFVLLISCSLLVVVAIDIPFQLWQHSNQLKMTKQEVKDEYKDTEGKPEVKGRIRMLQREAAQRRMMADVPQADVIVTNPEHFSVALRYKQNTDKAPVVVAKGVDHLAMKIREVAREHDIAIVPAPPLARALYHTTELEQEIPDELFIAVAQVLAYVFQLKQYRRRGGQRPVLNEKGMEIPPDMRF; encoded by the coding sequence TTGGCAGAAGCTGACGGTCAAGAACGTACCGAAGAGGCCACGCCCCGAAGGCGCGAGCAGGCCAAAGAAAAAGGTCAGGTCGCGCGATCTAAGGAGTTAGCATCGGTTTCCGTACTCGTCATGGGAGCCTTGTCGCTAATGTGGTTTGGTGGAGCACTAGCAAAAGGGTTGCTGGTGTCGATGCGTCGTTTGTTCAGTTTGAGTCGTGAAGAGATTTTCGATATCGGTAAACTTATTGATATTGCGCTTGGTTCTTTCTCACAACTTCTGATGCCGCTCATTCTTATATTGACTACACTCTTTGTCGCTGCGTTTATTGGCGCTGCTGGGGTCGGGGGCATCAGTTTCTCGGCGCAAGCTGCGATGCCTAAATTTTCTAAAATGAATCCACTGAGTGGCTTTAAGCGCATGTTTGGCATGCAAAGTTGGGTTGAATTAGGCAAGTCAATATTAAAAGTGCTGTTGGTGGCTGGTGTCGCTTTTTATCTTATTGATGCTGCCAAATACGATTTATTTCAATTGGCTTCCGATGTTTATCCAGAGAATATCTTTCACGCTTTACGTATTTTGCTCAACTTTGTCTTACTTATCAGCTGTTCTTTGCTGGTGGTGGTGGCAATCGATATTCCTTTTCAATTATGGCAACACTCAAATCAATTGAAGATGACCAAACAGGAAGTGAAAGACGAATACAAAGATACGGAAGGTAAACCTGAAGTGAAAGGGCGTATTCGAATGTTGCAACGCGAAGCGGCACAACGACGAATGATGGCGGATGTTCCACAAGCGGATGTTATCGTGACCAACCCAGAACACTTTTCCGTGGCTTTACGTTATAAACAAAATACCGATAAAGCCCCAGTGGTTGTCGCTAAAGGGGTTGACCACTTAGCCATGAAAATTCGTGAGGTAGCAAGAGAGCATGACATTGCGATTGTTCCTGCACCACCATTGGCTCGTGCTCTTTATCACACCACTGAGTTAGAGCAGGAAATTCCCGACGAGCTGTTTATTGCGGTCGCACAAGTGTTGGCGTACGTGTTCCAGTTAAAACAGTACCGTCGCCGAGGTGGCCAGCGTCCAGTTCTTAACGAAAAAGGCATGGAAATTCCGCCAGACATGCGTTTCTGA
- a CDS encoding YfcL family protein encodes MIIEFEEKLLAIIDERIAHASDDELFAGGYLRGHISLSAAACEEEGITDLDIFKQRIEASLNDARSELTPADQVIVNGLWHELLAHA; translated from the coding sequence ATGATTATTGAATTTGAAGAAAAACTATTGGCGATTATCGACGAACGTATCGCTCATGCTAGTGACGATGAACTGTTTGCCGGTGGCTACCTTCGTGGTCATATTTCTCTTTCTGCGGCAGCTTGTGAAGAAGAAGGTATTACTGATCTTGATATATTTAAACAACGCATTGAAGCAAGTTTAAATGACGCCCGCAGCGAATTAACCCCGGCAGATCAAGTCATTGTGAATGGTCTTTGGCATGAGTTGTTAGCTCACGCTTAA
- a CDS encoding NADPH-dependent FMN reductase, producing the protein MKVIAYGASTSSTSINKALATYAAKQIDGAEVTVLDINDYPVPMFSEDKEKEIGQAEGAKAFLDAIAQADALVISFAEHNGHYPAAYKNLFDWATRIDRSVFKDIPAVYLATSPGPGGAASVLAAAVGSASFFGGNVKDSISIPAFYDNFNVETGEVTNSEIAAQIKAAVAKLSA; encoded by the coding sequence ATGAAAGTTATCGCTTATGGAGCAAGCACCAGCTCAACATCGATCAATAAAGCACTAGCGACTTATGCTGCAAAACAGATTGATGGTGCAGAAGTGACAGTATTGGATATTAATGATTATCCAGTGCCAATGTTTAGTGAAGATAAAGAGAAAGAGATCGGTCAAGCCGAAGGCGCTAAAGCGTTTTTAGATGCGATTGCTCAAGCGGATGCTTTGGTTATCTCTTTTGCCGAACATAATGGCCACTATCCAGCTGCATACAAAAACTTGTTTGACTGGGCAACTCGTATTGACCGTAGTGTATTTAAAGATATTCCTGCTGTTTATCTTGCCACTTCACCAGGTCCTGGTGGTGCTGCGTCTGTTTTGGCTGCTGCCGTCGGTTCAGCTTCTTTCTTTGGTGGTAATGTGAAAGATTCTATCTCCATCCCGGCGTTCTACGATAATTTCAATGTAGAAACTGGAGAAGTGACTAACTCCGAAATTGCAGCCCAAATTAAAGCGGCAGTTGCTAAGTTATCTGCATAA